A window from Candidatus Epulonipiscium sp. encodes these proteins:
- the smc gene encoding chromosome segregation protein SMC, translating to MNLKRLEIQGFKSFADYLKLDINKGITAVVGPNGSGKSNIADSVRWVLGEQSPKTLRGAKMEDVIFSGTQNRKPLGFAEVSITLDNSDGKIPISYGEVTVTRRVYRSGESEYFINRTSCRLKDIHELFMDTGVGKEGYSIIGQGQIDRVLSTKPEDRRFLFEEAVGIVKYKSRKQEAEKKLELEKQNLIRVRDIILELEKQIEPLSIQAERAKQYLDIKEKLKEVELNLFIQEADLLKEELSSLEGSFSINKEELNKQKEVQTKQKEECTCLKRALEEIENKIFQTQNEILELRTSIEKTGGSNKVIQQQIEHCLLNVKRLQDECSKVDSKKRVVEDEKTQAAVKSRGLSLNLKAKKALLEEKENNFYEITHLLTSNETKIEDFKSDIIEKMNESSEIKTIIQKLTGSIEQLDNRKEQIKTEKAKNQTQYKESQIHLKALHKLQQDQELQKQKSEEQINKLTDMNHHLAHKINGETINLNNLTEKMHRYKSRQQVLNQMKKEYEGFNKSVKSILKLKQNNPKAWGGICGVVAELIQVPRGYETAIEVALGSSMQNIVTTTEEATKDAIEYLKKNQLGRATFLPHSAIRARELGNEKDSLLKEKGILGIASTLVTYDSFYNNIISYLLGRVLVVTNLDYGIALAKKYKHRYKIVTLEGDILNTGGSMTGGSIYQKSSNIFARNRELIELSHELNKLIEAIKETQRHLEDHKHLRDLNISKIEKEKEKLQEINMGLLSKTHEIKQCKELINQLEDKEKQLLIEMEQLGIQHKETSLTLIEKSNQLKEMDNEIEKIHSRIESHQLNLQEEKISKDALAEEITKLRIEISSLQQDTNHIYQDIERLEKEITTLTLEKEQREKEIKTYKEQKEEKKKEIQKNKEEIKTLDLTLEKKLEEQVSLQEAKKSKATKLDVYEGAMDKTTENVELLTQEINRIENKKIKLKLEQENLYNTIWEEYEQTYHSALKFKTDMGTVSTMKKQSIEYKNLIKGLGNINLDAISENQKVKERYQFLSEQKQDILSAEQKLYSIIKELTTSMEKQFTQNFATISDNFNEVFKELFGGGKGYLQLTDEENVLESGIEIIAQPPGKKLQNMMLLSGGEKALTAIALLFSILKMKPSPFCILDEIEAALDDANVNRFAGYLSKFDKDAQFIVITHRKGTMEAADTLYGVTMQEQGISKLLSVKLSDLQENEEAS from the coding sequence ATGAATCTAAAAAGATTAGAAATACAGGGATTTAAATCTTTTGCAGATTATTTAAAATTGGATATCAATAAGGGGATTACCGCTGTTGTAGGCCCCAATGGCAGTGGAAAAAGCAATATTGCTGATTCTGTCAGATGGGTTTTAGGAGAGCAAAGCCCAAAAACCCTTAGGGGGGCAAAGATGGAAGATGTCATTTTTTCGGGTACCCAAAATAGAAAACCCTTGGGATTTGCCGAAGTTTCTATTACCTTAGATAACTCTGATGGAAAGATACCGATTTCATATGGGGAAGTAACTGTCACTAGAAGGGTCTATCGTTCCGGGGAAAGTGAATATTTTATCAATCGGACCTCATGCCGTTTAAAAGACATCCATGAATTGTTCATGGATACGGGGGTAGGAAAAGAAGGATATTCCATAATAGGACAAGGTCAGATTGATAGAGTACTCAGTACAAAACCAGAAGATAGGCGGTTTTTATTTGAAGAAGCAGTGGGAATTGTAAAATATAAAAGCAGAAAGCAAGAGGCGGAAAAAAAGCTCGAATTAGAGAAACAAAACCTCATAAGGGTCAGGGACATTATCTTAGAGCTAGAGAAACAAATTGAACCTTTGTCCATTCAGGCAGAAAGGGCAAAACAATATCTTGATATCAAGGAAAAATTAAAAGAGGTTGAACTAAATTTATTTATTCAGGAGGCGGACCTTCTAAAGGAAGAACTATCTTCCCTTGAAGGTAGTTTTTCCATAAACAAGGAAGAACTTAATAAGCAAAAGGAAGTACAAACTAAGCAAAAAGAAGAATGTACTTGCCTAAAAAGGGCCTTAGAGGAGATTGAAAATAAGATATTCCAAACTCAAAATGAGATTCTAGAACTTAGAACCTCCATCGAAAAAACAGGGGGCAGCAATAAGGTCATACAACAGCAAATTGAACATTGCCTCCTTAATGTAAAAAGATTACAGGACGAATGTAGTAAGGTGGATAGCAAAAAAAGGGTAGTGGAGGATGAAAAAACACAAGCTGCAGTTAAATCTAGGGGCCTTTCCTTAAACTTAAAAGCAAAAAAGGCCCTCTTAGAAGAAAAAGAAAATAACTTCTACGAAATTACCCACCTTCTAACTAGTAACGAAACAAAAATTGAAGATTTTAAATCTGATATCATTGAAAAAATGAATGAGTCTTCTGAAATAAAAACAATTATACAAAAGCTAACCGGCTCCATTGAGCAATTAGATAATCGCAAGGAACAAATTAAAACTGAAAAAGCTAAGAATCAGACTCAATACAAAGAAAGCCAAATACATTTAAAAGCCTTACATAAATTGCAGCAGGATCAGGAATTACAAAAGCAAAAATCCGAGGAACAAATAAATAAGCTAACGGATATGAATCATCATTTAGCCCATAAAATTAATGGGGAAACCATAAACTTAAATAACCTAACCGAGAAAATGCATCGGTATAAATCTAGACAGCAAGTTTTAAACCAAATGAAAAAAGAATATGAAGGTTTTAATAAAAGCGTAAAAAGTATTCTAAAATTAAAACAAAATAATCCAAAGGCGTGGGGCGGCATCTGCGGTGTTGTGGCTGAATTAATTCAGGTGCCTAGAGGCTATGAAACAGCTATTGAAGTAGCTTTAGGTAGCAGCATGCAAAACATAGTTACAACTACGGAAGAAGCCACCAAAGATGCAATTGAATACCTAAAGAAAAATCAATTAGGAAGGGCTACGTTTCTTCCTCATTCAGCCATAAGGGCTAGGGAATTGGGAAATGAGAAAGATAGCTTACTAAAAGAAAAGGGAATACTAGGAATCGCCTCCACCTTAGTAACCTATGATAGTTTTTATAATAATATCATTTCCTATCTTCTTGGAAGGGTCCTAGTGGTCACAAATCTCGATTATGGTATAGCTTTAGCCAAAAAATACAAGCATAGATATAAAATAGTCACCCTAGAGGGGGATATCTTAAATACTGGGGGGTCTATGACTGGGGGAAGCATTTATCAAAAATCCTCCAATATCTTTGCAAGAAACAGAGAATTAATAGAGTTATCCCATGAACTTAATAAACTCATAGAAGCTATAAAAGAAACCCAAAGGCATTTAGAAGACCATAAACATCTAAGGGATTTAAACATAAGCAAGATAGAAAAGGAAAAAGAGAAATTACAAGAAATAAATATGGGGCTTTTATCTAAAACACATGAAATAAAACAATGCAAAGAGCTTATAAATCAGTTAGAGGATAAGGAAAAACAACTTTTAATAGAAATGGAACAGCTAGGTATCCAACATAAAGAGACATCTTTAACTTTAATAGAAAAAAGCAATCAGTTAAAAGAAATGGATAATGAAATTGAAAAAATCCATTCAAGAATAGAATCCCATCAATTAAATTTGCAGGAGGAAAAAATCTCAAAGGATGCATTGGCAGAAGAAATAACAAAATTAAGAATAGAAATTTCATCATTGCAACAGGATACAAATCATATATATCAGGATATTGAACGATTAGAAAAAGAAATAACAACCCTAACATTAGAAAAAGAACAAAGAGAAAAAGAAATAAAGACATATAAGGAACAAAAAGAAGAAAAGAAAAAGGAAATACAAAAAAACAAAGAAGAAATAAAAACCTTAGATTTAACCCTAGAAAAGAAATTAGAAGAACAAGTTTCTTTACAAGAAGCCAAGAAAAGTAAGGCCACCAAGCTAGATGTATATGAAGGGGCCATGGATAAAACCACGGAAAATGTGGAGCTCCTTACACAAGAAATCAACAGGATAGAAAATAAAAAGATAAAGCTAAAACTAGAACAGGAAAATCTATATAATACGATTTGGGAAGAATACGAGCAGACCTACCACTCTGCCCTAAAATTTAAAACTGATATGGGCACAGTATCGACAATGAAAAAGCAATCCATAGAGTATAAAAATCTAATAAAAGGCTTAGGAAATATTAATTTGGATGCAATTTCTGAAAACCAAAAGGTGAAAGAAAGATATCAGTTTTTGTCAGAGCAGAAACAAGATATACTTTCCGCAGAACAAAAACTCTATAGCATCATCAAAGAATTAACAACCTCTATGGAAAAACAGTTTACCCAAAACTTTGCCACCATATCTGATAATTTTAACGAAGTGTTTAAAGAGCTTTTTGGAGGGGGGAAAGGCTACCTCCAACTAACCGATGAGGAAAATGTATTAGAGTCAGGGATTGAAATCATTGCCCAACCTCCAGGGAAAAAATTACAAAACATGATGCTTTTATCCGGAGGGGAAAAGGCATTAACTGCTATTGCCTTATTATTTTCCATACTTAAGATGAAACCTTCCCCATTTTGCATATTGGATGAAATAGAGGCGGCCCTAGATGATGCCAATGTAAATAGATTTGCAGGATACCTTAGTAAATTTGATAAGGATGCCCAGTTTATTGTAATCACCCATAGGAAAGGAACCATGGAAGCTGCCGATACCCTATATGGTGTAACAATGCAGGAGCAGGGCATTTCAAAACTACTATCGGTAAAGCTTTCTGATTTACAAGAAAATGAAGAAGCAAGCTAA
- the ftsY gene encoding signal recognition particle-docking protein FtsY gives MFKKWFKKDENEPKEENQIREEVEEVEEIEEIEEITHDSQPKSGFFTKLVKGLSKTRNNIMDGIDQVFKSFTKIDEGLYEELEEALIIADIGVNTTLKIMDNLRKEVKEKKITDTIKLKQLLIEEISKVIEKGDSTISIEDGPVVILVIGVNGVGKTTTIGKLAYNIKKQNKKVLLAAADTFRAAAIDQLEIWGERAGVDVISHQENSDPAAVIFDAVQAAKARKTDVLICDTAGRLHNKKNLMEELKKIFRIITREYPEARREVLLVLDATTGQNALQQVKLFKEVADITGIILTKLDGTAKGGIIVSINQEMNIPVKYIGIGEGIDDLQPFNPQEFAKALFGEENN, from the coding sequence ATGTTTAAAAAATGGTTTAAAAAAGATGAGAATGAACCAAAAGAGGAAAACCAAATTCGAGAAGAAGTAGAGGAAGTAGAAGAAATAGAAGAAATAGAAGAAATAACCCATGATTCCCAACCTAAGTCGGGATTTTTTACCAAATTGGTTAAGGGTTTAAGTAAAACCAGGAACAATATAATGGACGGTATAGACCAAGTTTTTAAATCCTTTACAAAAATCGATGAAGGATTGTACGAAGAGTTGGAGGAAGCTCTTATAATAGCTGATATTGGGGTTAATACAACCTTAAAGATTATGGATAACCTCAGAAAAGAAGTAAAAGAAAAAAAGATTACCGATACAATAAAACTGAAACAATTATTAATAGAAGAAATTTCTAAGGTTATAGAAAAAGGGGATTCTACCATCTCCATTGAGGATGGGCCAGTGGTTATTTTAGTAATAGGGGTTAATGGGGTAGGAAAAACAACAACTATAGGAAAACTTGCTTATAATATAAAAAAGCAAAACAAAAAAGTACTCCTAGCTGCGGCAGATACATTCCGTGCTGCAGCAATAGATCAGTTAGAAATATGGGGGGAAAGAGCTGGGGTGGATGTTATTTCCCATCAAGAAAATTCAGATCCTGCAGCCGTAATCTTTGATGCTGTTCAAGCAGCCAAAGCTAGGAAAACAGATGTATTGATATGTGATACCGCAGGGCGGCTCCATAATAAGAAAAATTTAATGGAGGAACTAAAAAAGATATTCAGAATAATAACCAGGGAATATCCAGAAGCAAGAAGAGAGGTTCTTTTGGTCCTTGATGCAACCACGGGACAAAATGCTCTTCAACAGGTTAAATTATTTAAGGAAGTGGCGGATATAACAGGAATCATATTAACAAAATTAGATGGGACAGCTAAGGGGGGAATCATTGTATCTATCAACCAAGAAATGAATATCCCTGTAAAATATATAGGAATAGGAGAAGGTATTGATGATTTACAGCCTTTTAACCCCCAAGAATTTGCCAAGGCATTGTTTGGTGAAGAAAATAATTAA
- a CDS encoding putative DNA-binding protein, which produces MEHILEITLLYDFYGGLLTDKQKDIFELYYHDDLSLAEIAEQFSISRQGVYDTLKRCETLLFQYENAIQLVKRFIKSNNSIKKMIDKMEEIEKNLEYPDKILMQIKDMKDMAYKILNG; this is translated from the coding sequence ATGGAACATATTTTAGAAATCACGCTTCTGTATGACTTTTACGGGGGATTGCTAACGGATAAACAAAAAGACATATTTGAATTGTATTATCATGATGATTTATCCTTAGCAGAAATTGCTGAACAATTTAGCATTAGTAGGCAGGGGGTTTATGATACCTTAAAGCGCTGTGAAACTTTATTGTTTCAGTATGAAAATGCCATTCAATTGGTCAAGAGATTTATTAAAAGCAATAACTCAATCAAAAAAATGATTGACAAAATGGAAGAAATAGAAAAAAACCTAGAGTATCCCGATAAAATACTAATGCAGATTAAAGATATGAAGGATATGGCATATAAAATATTAAATGGATGA
- the ffh gene encoding signal recognition particle protein, translated as MAFESLSDKLQDVFKKLKSKGKLTEKDVTAALREVRLALLEADVNFKVVKIFVNKIKARAVGHDVLESLTPGQQVVKIVHEELIDLMGNTQSKLTFSNTPPTVYMMVGLQGAGKTTTSGKLGAQIKKLGKKPLLVACDIYRPAAIKQLEVVASQVGVPVFSMGNSKSPVDIANKALSHAKDNHNDVVIIDTAGRLHIDEKLMDELQDIKNTVKPQEILLIVDAMTGQDAVNVAESFNEKLGIDGVILTKLDGDTRGGAALSVRSVTNKPIKYIGLGEKLEDLQPFHPDRMASRILGMGDVLTLIEKAQQNFDEKKALDLEKKLRKMEFDFDDFLEQMQQVKKMGPLNQVLGMIPGMNMQKLGNVEVDEKEIAHVEAIVQSMTKEERKNPSILNGSRKKRIAAGSGRNLQEVNRLLKQFEQMKKMMKQFSDMAKGKKGKFKLPFM; from the coding sequence ATGGCTTTTGAAAGTTTATCTGATAAGCTTCAAGATGTTTTTAAAAAACTAAAAAGCAAAGGTAAACTCACAGAAAAAGATGTCACTGCAGCTCTTAGGGAAGTAAGGCTTGCCCTGTTAGAAGCAGATGTCAACTTTAAAGTTGTAAAGATCTTTGTTAATAAAATAAAGGCTAGGGCAGTGGGACATGATGTTCTAGAAAGCTTAACTCCAGGCCAGCAGGTTGTAAAAATCGTCCATGAAGAGCTCATTGACTTGATGGGCAATACCCAAAGCAAGCTTACCTTCTCTAATACCCCACCGACAGTTTATATGATGGTGGGCCTTCAAGGGGCAGGTAAAACAACGACCTCCGGCAAATTAGGAGCACAAATAAAAAAATTAGGCAAGAAACCTTTACTTGTTGCCTGTGACATTTACCGACCGGCAGCTATCAAGCAATTAGAGGTTGTAGCATCCCAAGTAGGAGTACCTGTGTTTTCTATGGGGAATTCTAAAAGCCCTGTAGATATAGCAAATAAGGCTCTTTCCCATGCAAAAGACAACCATAATGACGTGGTAATCATTGATACCGCAGGGCGACTTCATATCGATGAAAAACTTATGGATGAACTACAGGATATTAAAAACACCGTAAAACCTCAAGAGATTCTTCTCATTGTTGATGCTATGACAGGTCAGGATGCAGTGAATGTAGCAGAAAGTTTTAATGAAAAGCTGGGTATTGACGGAGTAATATTAACAAAGTTAGATGGGGACACCAGGGGTGGGGCAGCATTATCTGTCCGCTCAGTAACCAATAAACCCATCAAATATATAGGATTAGGGGAAAAGTTAGAAGATTTACAGCCCTTTCATCCAGATAGGATGGCATCCCGTATATTGGGCATGGGGGATGTTCTTACCTTAATCGAAAAAGCTCAACAAAATTTTGACGAAAAGAAAGCCCTAGATTTAGAAAAGAAACTTCGCAAAATGGAATTTGACTTCGATGATTTCCTAGAACAAATGCAGCAAGTTAAAAAAATGGGACCATTAAATCAAGTATTAGGAATGATTCCGGGAATGAACATGCAAAAACTTGGGAATGTGGAAGTCGATGAAAAAGAGATTGCCCATGTAGAAGCTATTGTACAATCCATGACCAAAGAGGAAAGAAAAAATCCCTCCATTTTAAATGGTTCTAGAAAGAAAAGGATTGCCGCCGGCAGTGGAAGAAATTTGCAGGAAGTAAATAGGCTTCTAAAACAATTCGAGCAAATGAAAAAGATGATGAAACAGTTTTCAGATATGGCAAAAGGCAAAAAAGGAAAATTTAAACTTCCTTTTATGTAA
- the rpsP gene encoding 30S ribosomal protein S16 — MAVRIRLKRIGAKKAPFYRIVVADSRSPRDGKFIEEVGYYDPTKEPAELKVNEELVQKWLKTGAQPSDTVKSLLKKANVLQ; from the coding sequence ATGGCAGTTAGAATCAGATTAAAAAGAATAGGTGCTAAAAAAGCTCCTTTTTATAGAATAGTTGTGGCCGATTCAAGATCTCCAAGAGATGGTAAGTTTATTGAAGAAGTTGGATACTATGACCCAACTAAAGAGCCCGCAGAACTAAAAGTCAATGAAGAACTTGTTCAAAAATGGCTTAAAACTGGTGCTCAACCTTCTGATACAGTAAAATCTTTACTTAAAAAAGCTAATGTACTTCAATAG
- a CDS encoding KH domain-containing protein: protein MKELVEMIAKALVDNPEEVRVNEVEGERSIILELTVASEDMGKVIGKQGRIAKAIRTVVKAAAIRENKHVVVEILQ from the coding sequence ATGAAAGAACTAGTTGAAATGATCGCAAAAGCTTTAGTAGACAACCCTGAAGAGGTAAGGGTAAATGAAGTAGAAGGAGAACGCTCTATCATTCTTGAACTAACCGTTGCTTCGGAAGATATGGGCAAAGTTATAGGAAAGCAAGGACGTATTGCAAAAGCAATCCGTACAGTTGTAAAAGCAGCAGCAATCCGTGAAAACAAACATGTGGTTGTCGAAATTTTACAATAA
- the rimM gene encoding 16S rRNA processing protein RimM yields the protein MPDYIEIGKIVNTQGIKGDLRVIPTTDDPKRFELLECIYIEKKNELIKYEIERVWYHKQFVILKLKEIVSMNDGEALKNTIIKIPKELALPLEEDEYYIGDLYDMEVYTDEDEYLGKINDIIFTGSNDVYIVKNETDKKEILIPAIKQCILNINIEEKKMIVALMEGLRE from the coding sequence ATGCCTGATTATATAGAAATCGGAAAAATAGTAAATACTCAAGGGATAAAAGGAGATTTAAGGGTAATCCCCACCACTGATGACCCAAAGCGTTTCGAACTTTTAGAGTGTATTTATATAGAAAAGAAAAATGAACTGATAAAATATGAAATTGAAAGAGTCTGGTATCACAAGCAATTTGTCATATTAAAATTAAAAGAAATAGTTTCAATGAACGATGGAGAAGCCTTAAAGAACACCATAATCAAAATTCCAAAAGAACTGGCGCTTCCCTTAGAAGAAGATGAATACTACATTGGGGATTTATATGACATGGAAGTTTACACCGATGAAGATGAATATTTAGGCAAAATTAATGACATTATTTTTACTGGAAGCAATGATGTCTATATTGTAAAAAACGAAACAGATAAAAAGGAAATCCTTATTCCTGCTATAAAACAGTGCATTTTAAATATAAACATAGAAGAAAAGAAAATGATTGTGGCTTTGATGGAAGGATTGAGGGAGTGA
- the trmD gene encoding tRNA (guanosine(37)-N1)-methyltransferase TrmD, translating into MNFYILTLFPEMIMSTMSHSIIGKAQSQNKIKIECINIRDFAGNKHKQVDDYPYGGGAGMVMQPGPIYNGYKSIINQKNIKPRVVYMSPQGKTFSQALAKELSREENIIILCGHYEGVDQRVIDEIVTDEISIGDYILTGGELGAMVIIDSISRLLPGVLGKEESYQEESFTNHLLEYPQYTRPPIFKDRKVPDILLSGHHSNIEKWRREQSILRTHKKRPDLLQKADLTDEDRTYIQKIKNT; encoded by the coding sequence ATGAATTTTTATATATTGACATTGTTTCCTGAAATGATTATGTCTACCATGTCCCACAGTATCATAGGAAAAGCACAATCCCAAAACAAGATTAAAATTGAGTGTATCAATATTAGGGATTTTGCCGGGAATAAACATAAACAAGTAGACGATTATCCCTATGGAGGCGGGGCTGGAATGGTGATGCAGCCCGGACCCATATACAATGGGTATAAAAGCATCATCAATCAAAAAAATATAAAACCAAGGGTGGTATATATGTCACCCCAAGGCAAAACCTTTTCCCAGGCCCTAGCTAAAGAATTATCCCGGGAAGAAAATATAATCATCCTCTGTGGGCACTATGAAGGAGTGGACCAGAGGGTTATCGATGAAATAGTAACGGATGAAATATCCATCGGAGATTATATATTAACCGGAGGAGAACTAGGGGCAATGGTTATTATAGACTCCATCTCAAGACTACTTCCCGGGGTTCTTGGAAAAGAAGAATCCTACCAAGAAGAATCCTTCACTAACCACTTATTAGAATACCCCCAGTACACAAGGCCACCAATTTTCAAAGATAGAAAGGTGCCCGATATCCTATTATCCGGTCATCACTCAAATATAGAGAAATGGAGAAGGGAGCAATCCATCCTTCGAACCCATAAAAAAAGGCCGGATTTACTACAAAAAGCAGACCTAACCGACGAAGATAGAACTTATATACAAAAAATCAAAAATACCTAA
- the rplS gene encoding 50S ribosomal protein L19 has protein sequence MNEIIKAIENEQLKDDITPFNVGDTVRVYAKVKEGNRERLQMFEGIVLKKQHGGIRETFTVRRISYGVGVERTWPLHSPNIDRVEVARRGKVRRAKLNYLRTRVGKAAKVKEII, from the coding sequence ATGAACGAAATTATTAAAGCAATTGAAAATGAACAATTAAAAGACGATATAACTCCTTTTAATGTTGGGGATACCGTACGTGTATATGCTAAGGTTAAAGAGGGAAATCGTGAAAGACTTCAAATGTTTGAAGGGATTGTATTAAAAAAACAACACGGGGGAATCCGTGAAACCTTTACTGTAAGAAGAATTTCTTATGGTGTTGGTGTTGAAAGAACATGGCCTCTTCACTCACCTAATATTGATAGGGTTGAAGTAGCAAGAAGAGGTAAAGTAAGACGAGCTAAGCTAAATTATCTCCGCACCAGGGTGGGTAAAGCTGCAAAAGTTAAAGAAATTATCTAA
- the lepB gene encoding signal peptidase I: MEDNQNNTNKSFFKSEIFEFIRDIIFILAVVVFIRTFVFENTKVSGPSMEPTLYDGNILIVNKFEYRFINPKKGEIIVFPYKGDPSKHYIKRIIGLPGEVVDIRDGIVYIDGELLEEDYLLEPMYTMGEVTYPFKVPMDTYFVMGDNRNRSSDSRYQDVGTIEKSKITGRAVIRLWPFNQIGFIK, encoded by the coding sequence ATGGAAGATAATCAAAACAATACAAATAAATCATTTTTTAAATCTGAGATATTTGAATTCATAAGAGATATTATTTTTATCCTTGCCGTTGTTGTTTTCATAAGAACCTTTGTCTTTGAAAATACAAAAGTAAGTGGCCCTTCTATGGAGCCCACTTTATATGACGGTAATATATTAATTGTTAATAAATTCGAATACCGCTTTATAAATCCCAAAAAAGGGGAGATTATAGTTTTCCCTTATAAAGGAGATCCTTCAAAGCATTATATTAAAAGGATTATAGGTCTGCCGGGGGAAGTGGTTGATATTCGGGATGGCATTGTTTATATTGATGGGGAATTATTAGAAGAAGATTATCTTCTTGAACCCATGTATACCATGGGGGAAGTCACCTACCCATTTAAAGTCCCTATGGATACATATTTTGTTATGGGGGATAACCGTAACAGAAGTTCTGACAGCAGATATCAGGATGTCGGGACTATCGAAAAATCAAAAATTACAGGGCGCGCAGTGATTAGGTTGTGGCCTTTTAACCAAATAGGATTTATTAAATAA
- the lepB gene encoding signal peptidase I, with amino-acid sequence MRESKKKVITELLEWFKDILIAMVVTLFIVVFLFQNTQVIGDSMEPTLQDGNSVIVNKFIYRFKPPQYGDIIAFEYQMDPSQYFIKRVIGVQGDTIDIKAGRVYLNNQVLEELYILEPMNEFIDGNMQFPLVIPKNYCFVMGDNRNISLDSRYKEVGLVPLGSISGKAFFRMWPLGKIGHLK; translated from the coding sequence ATGAGAGAGAGTAAAAAAAAGGTAATAACAGAATTGTTAGAATGGTTTAAAGATATACTAATCGCAATGGTAGTCACTTTATTTATTGTGGTCTTTCTTTTTCAAAATACCCAAGTCATTGGGGATTCTATGGAGCCTACCCTCCAAGATGGAAATTCTGTTATCGTAAATAAATTCATTTATCGTTTTAAACCTCCACAATATGGAGATATTATTGCCTTTGAATATCAAATGGACCCCTCCCAATACTTTATCAAAAGGGTAATAGGAGTTCAGGGAGATACAATCGATATCAAGGCAGGAAGGGTATATCTAAACAATCAGGTCCTAGAAGAATTATATATACTAGAACCGATGAATGAATTCATAGACGGAAATATGCAGTTTCCTTTAGTCATCCCTAAGAATTATTGTTTTGTCATGGGGGATAATAGAAATATCAGCTTAGATAGCAGATATAAAGAAGTAGGATTAGTACCTTTAGGATCAATCAGTGGCAAAGCCTTTTTTAGAATGTGGCCCTTAGGTAAAATCGGGCACTTAAAATAG
- the lepB gene encoding signal peptidase I, with the protein MNQESKSHDILKEVISWGSDILIAIVIALFIRQFVLAHTVIPTGSMIPTIKIDDHVIVNKLSYYFTNPERGDIIVFHDKIDLIKRVIALPGEEIDLRDGKVLINGVPLEEDYLNEPMDTSILGTIDFPYIVPEDSFFVMGDNRNVSQDSRFTGPVSKDQIFAKAGLRIWPLNSFGFLK; encoded by the coding sequence ATGAACCAGGAAAGTAAATCCCACGATATTCTTAAAGAAGTTATCAGTTGGGGTAGTGATATTTTAATTGCAATCGTTATTGCATTATTTATTAGGCAATTTGTGTTAGCCCATACGGTGATTCCCACGGGCTCTATGATTCCCACCATCAAAATAGATGATCATGTTATCGTTAATAAGTTATCTTACTATTTTACAAATCCAGAAAGAGGAGATATCATTGTTTTTCATGATAAGATTGATCTCATAAAAAGAGTTATTGCCCTTCCTGGAGAAGAAATTGATTTGAGGGATGGCAAAGTATTAATCAACGGAGTACCTCTTGAAGAGGACTATTTAAATGAGCCTATGGATACAAGTATTTTAGGTACTATTGATTTTCCATATATAGTGCCGGAGGATTCATTTTTTGTCATGGGAGATAATAGGAATGTAAGCCAAGACAGCAGATTCACAGGGCCTGTCAGTAAGGACCAGATATTTGCCAAAGCAGGGCTTCGAATTTGGCCCTTAAACTCCTTTGGATTTCTCAAATAA